From Haloglomus litoreum, the proteins below share one genomic window:
- a CDS encoding DUF1330 domain-containing protein: MLERLLPGPLAAAYERDLPEPVHVPNLLSFSSRTWYRRYAAAVYPLIRAVGGRTRWFGRHERTYHGERQCEEFGLVEYPSHRRFLLMIGNPYYALINGLRERGISHFQAGFTTPVTDEPLGRHDFLLTVHFEPRTGRVDEGDFAAIEEAFADAGGAYVYGTRLTSDWDFLGEPTDQADPRPLSYPGIACFAEPSPTTADATVDALGDALDDVVEDYALCLYRRDDL, from the coding sequence ATGCTCGAGCGTCTCCTGCCGGGGCCCCTCGCGGCTGCGTACGAGCGTGACCTCCCGGAGCCGGTCCACGTCCCGAACCTGCTGAGCTTCTCGAGCCGGACGTGGTACCGCCGCTACGCGGCCGCGGTGTACCCCCTCATCCGCGCGGTCGGGGGGCGGACACGCTGGTTCGGCCGTCACGAGCGGACCTACCACGGCGAGCGACAGTGCGAGGAGTTCGGACTGGTCGAGTACCCCTCGCATCGGCGGTTCCTCCTCATGATCGGCAACCCGTACTATGCGCTGATCAACGGACTCCGCGAGCGCGGCATCTCCCACTTCCAGGCGGGCTTCACGACGCCCGTCACCGACGAGCCGCTGGGCCGGCACGACTTCCTCCTGACGGTCCACTTCGAGCCCCGGACCGGCCGGGTGGACGAGGGTGACTTCGCGGCCATCGAGGAGGCGTTCGCGGACGCCGGCGGCGCATACGTCTACGGGACCCGACTCACCAGCGACTGGGACTTCCTCGGGGAGCCGACGGACCAGGCCGACCCGCGGCCGCTCTCGTACCCCGGCATCGCCTGCTTCGCGGAACCGAGCCCGACGACCGCCGACGCGACCGTCGATGCCCTGGGTGACGCACTCGACGATGTCGTCGAGGACTACGCGCTCTGTCTCTACCGCCGCGACGACCTCTGA
- a CDS encoding enoyl-CoA hydratase/isomerase family protein: protein MTDASGAAADRAPDSDVLDVEYTHEHVARVMLARPDSLNAYNEALLHDLVPTLDALDDAREIRAIVLTGEGDGFCAGVDLDEMPLSAEQDLAEYEAGLGMFQNVVVTLRGMGTPVVAAVNGYAMGAGCDTALACDFRIAGESATMAETFVDVGFVPGDGGAYLLPRIVGEAKAKELIMTGKHVSGADLVEWGLARECVPDDELQETATEFAAELASGPPVALAESKALVNEAFDVDLETAHQHATRAQRICSQTDDHEEAVQAFAEDREPEFEGR, encoded by the coding sequence ATGACGGACGCATCCGGCGCTGCGGCCGACCGTGCACCCGACAGCGACGTGCTGGACGTCGAGTACACCCACGAACACGTCGCGCGGGTGATGTTGGCGCGCCCCGACTCGCTGAACGCGTACAACGAGGCGCTCCTGCACGACCTCGTCCCGACGCTCGACGCACTGGACGACGCCCGCGAGATCAGGGCCATCGTCCTCACCGGCGAAGGGGACGGGTTCTGTGCGGGCGTCGACCTCGACGAGATGCCGCTCTCGGCGGAGCAGGACCTCGCCGAGTACGAGGCCGGCCTCGGGATGTTCCAGAACGTGGTGGTCACACTGCGCGGGATGGGCACGCCGGTCGTCGCCGCGGTCAACGGCTACGCGATGGGCGCGGGATGCGACACGGCGCTGGCCTGCGACTTCCGCATCGCCGGGGAGTCCGCGACCATGGCCGAGACGTTCGTCGATGTCGGGTTCGTCCCGGGCGACGGGGGGGCCTACCTCCTGCCGCGCATCGTCGGTGAGGCGAAGGCGAAGGAGCTCATCATGACCGGCAAGCACGTCTCCGGCGCGGACCTCGTCGAGTGGGGCCTGGCCCGCGAGTGCGTTCCCGACGACGAGTTGCAAGAGACCGCAACCGAGTTCGCCGCGGAACTGGCCTCGGGGCCGCCCGTCGCCCTCGCGGAGTCGAAGGCGCTGGTCAACGAGGCGTTCGACGTGGACCTGGAGACGGCCCACCAGCACGCCACCCGTGCCCAGCGCATCTGCTCGCAGACCGACGACCACGAGGAGGCGGTGCAGGCGTTCGCGGAGGACCGCGAGCCGGAGTTCGAGGGGCGGTGA
- the mvaD gene encoding phosphomevalonate decarboxylase MvaD — MKATAVAHPIEGLVKYHGMSDHELRYPYHDSISVCTAPSRTRTTVEFEDREADRYVVDGETVEGQGAERIRSVVDRVRELADEDRRVRMESESNFPTNIGFGSSASGFAALAVAACGAAGLDLDHPSMSAIARRGSASAARSVTGAFSDLSAGHNDEDCRSHRLETELETELRIVGCEVPAFKHTQAAHDEAEESHMFEARLAHVHEQLQTMRDALRGGDFHRAFELAEQDSLSLAATTMTGPAGWVYWQPETLEIFETVRDLREEGVDAYYSTDTGASVYVNTTREDVDRVQAAIDDLGVPTRVWEVGGPARIVDDPLF, encoded by the coding sequence ATGAAGGCCACCGCCGTCGCCCACCCCATCGAGGGGCTGGTCAAGTACCACGGGATGAGCGACCACGAACTCCGATATCCGTACCACGATTCCATCAGCGTCTGCACGGCACCCTCCCGAACCCGGACGACCGTCGAATTCGAGGACCGGGAGGCGGACCGCTACGTCGTGGACGGCGAAACCGTCGAGGGTCAGGGCGCCGAGCGCATCCGCTCGGTCGTCGACCGGGTCCGCGAGTTGGCCGACGAGGACAGACGGGTTCGGATGGAGAGCGAGTCGAACTTCCCCACCAACATCGGCTTCGGCTCCTCGGCCTCCGGGTTCGCGGCGCTCGCGGTCGCCGCGTGCGGGGCCGCCGGCCTGGACCTCGACCACCCGTCGATGTCGGCCATCGCACGCCGCGGGTCGGCCTCGGCCGCCCGCTCCGTGACGGGGGCGTTCTCGGACCTCTCGGCGGGCCACAACGACGAGGACTGCCGCTCGCACCGACTCGAGACGGAGCTCGAGACGGAGCTACGCATCGTCGGCTGCGAGGTACCGGCGTTCAAGCACACCCAGGCGGCCCACGACGAGGCCGAGGAGAGCCACATGTTCGAGGCCCGGCTCGCGCACGTCCACGAGCAGCTCCAGACGATGCGGGATGCGCTCCGCGGGGGTGACTTCCATCGCGCGTTCGAACTGGCCGAGCAGGACTCGCTCTCGCTGGCCGCCACCACGATGACGGGGCCCGCGGGCTGGGTCTACTGGCAGCCCGAGACGCTGGAGATCTTCGAGACGGTCCGTGACCTCCGCGAGGAGGGTGTCGACGCCTACTACTCGACCGACACCGGCGCCTCCGTGTACGTCAACACGACCCGCGAGGATGTCGACCGGGTGCAGGCGGCCATCGATGACCTCGGCGTCCCGACCCGGGTCTGGGAGGTCGGGGGCCCCGCCCGCATCGTGGACGACCCGCTGTTCTGA
- a CDS encoding alpha-hydroxy-acid oxidizing protein, with product MPENIGEQRQREIFVSGHAGIEPDVPIRFEELEEAALEVMDEAAAGYVAGGAGGENTVGRNRRAFDRWRIVPRFLRDVGERDLSVEVCGQELPFPVMLAPIGIQSIAHEDAELATAEGAREAGMPVILSSVASETLEDVADELGETPKWFQLYWSSERDFATSFIERAEDAGYDAIVVTVDTPVPGWKERDLSRGYVPQLDGEGMANYLADGTFLDLLDQPPEENEFGAIQTFLDVFGDPSLTWADLDWLREQTDLPVVVKGLLHPADARRAVEHGADGVIVSNHGGRQVDGAIAAIEALPRIAAELDDTDADVLFDSGVRRGAEALKALALGADAVCLGRPYIYGLAIDGANGVEAVCENFVADMDLTMGLTGRTRAADIDRSLVVDERQLFRDPTSYR from the coding sequence ATGCCCGAGAACATCGGCGAGCAGCGCCAGCGCGAGATCTTCGTCAGCGGGCACGCGGGCATCGAGCCCGACGTCCCCATCCGTTTCGAGGAACTGGAGGAGGCCGCCCTGGAGGTGATGGACGAGGCCGCGGCCGGCTACGTGGCCGGCGGCGCCGGCGGCGAGAACACGGTCGGTCGCAACCGGCGGGCGTTCGACCGCTGGCGCATCGTCCCGCGCTTCCTCCGTGACGTGGGCGAGCGCGACCTCTCGGTCGAGGTCTGCGGGCAGGAACTGCCGTTCCCCGTCATGCTCGCCCCCATCGGCATCCAGTCCATCGCCCACGAGGACGCCGAACTGGCGACCGCCGAGGGGGCCCGCGAGGCCGGGATGCCCGTCATCCTCTCATCGGTGGCCTCGGAGACCCTGGAGGACGTGGCCGACGAGCTGGGGGAGACGCCGAAGTGGTTCCAGCTCTACTGGTCCTCCGAGCGCGACTTCGCCACGAGCTTCATCGAGCGCGCCGAGGACGCCGGCTACGACGCCATCGTCGTCACCGTGGACACACCGGTCCCGGGCTGGAAGGAGCGCGACCTCTCGCGGGGGTACGTCCCACAACTGGACGGCGAGGGCATGGCGAACTACCTCGCCGACGGGACGTTCCTGGACCTGCTGGACCAGCCGCCCGAGGAGAACGAGTTCGGCGCGATCCAGACCTTCCTCGACGTGTTCGGGGACCCGTCGCTGACGTGGGCGGACCTCGACTGGCTCCGCGAGCAGACCGACCTCCCCGTCGTGGTGAAGGGGCTCCTGCATCCCGCGGACGCTCGGCGTGCGGTCGAACATGGCGCGGACGGCGTCATCGTCTCGAACCACGGCGGCCGACAGGTAGACGGCGCCATCGCCGCCATCGAGGCACTCCCGCGGATCGCCGCCGAACTCGACGATACGGACGCCGACGTGCTGTTCGACTCGGGCGTCCGCCGGGGAGCCGAGGCGCTGAAGGCGCTCGCACTCGGTGCCGACGCCGTCTGCCTGGGGCGGCCGTACATCTACGGGCTCGCCATCGACGGGGCGAACGGGGTCGAGGCAGTCTGCGAGAACTTCGTCGCGGACATGGACCTGACGATGGGTCTGACCGGCCGGACGCGCGCGGCCGACATCGACCGGTCGCTCGTCGTCGACGAGCGGCAGCTGTTCCGGGACCCGACCAGCTACCGGTAG